The Paraburkholderia dioscoreae DNA window CAACCGCTGACCCGTTTGAGCAGGCACCTCGGCGGCAAAGTGCATCTGTATGCGAAACGCGAGGACTGCAATAGCGGCCTCGCGTTCGGTGGCAACAAGACACGCAAGCTCGAATATCTGATCCCCGAAGCGCTCGCGCAAGGTTGCGACACGCTCGTGTCGATCGGCGGCATTCAGTCGAACCAGACGCGCCAGGTGGCGGCCGTGGCGGCCCACCTGGGCATGAAGTGCGTGCTGGTGCAGGAAAACTGGGTCAACTATTCGGATGCGGTCTACGACCGGGTGGGCAACATACAGATGTCGCGCATTCTCGGCGCCGACGTGCGCCTCGTATCCGACGGCTTCGACATCGGTTTTCGCAAGAGCTGGGAAGATGCACTGGAAAGCGTGCGAGCCGCCGGCGGCAAACCGTACGCGATCCCCGCCGGCTGCTCGGACCATCCGCTCGGCGGCCTCGGCTTCGCCGGGTTCGCGCAGGAGGTGCGCGCGCAGGAAGCCGAATTGGGCTTCAGGTTCGACTACGTCGTGGTGTGTTCGGTGACCGGCAGCACGCAGGCCGGCATGGTGGTGGGTTTCGCCGCTGACGGCCGTGCCGATCGCGTGATCGGCATCGACGCTTCAGCGAAGCCGGAGCAGACGCGCGAGCAGATCACCCGAATCGCGAAGCACACGGCGGAAAAAGTCGGCCTGGGACGCGATATCACGAGCCGTGACGTCGTACTCGACGAGCGCTTCGCAGGTCCGGAATACGGTTTGCCGAATGAAGGCACGCTGGAGGCGATCCGCTTGTGCGCGCGCATGGAGGGCATGCTGACCGATCCGGTCTACGAAGGCAAATCCATGCACGGCATGCTCGACATGGTGCGCAATGGCGAATTCCCGGAAGGCTCGCGCGTGCTGTATGCGCACCTCGGCGGCGTGCCTGCGTTGAACGGCTACAGCTTTATTTTCCGCAACGGCTAATGGCCGCACAGGCGGCCGGCAATGCCAGGCAGCAGCCGGCGCCCGTCAGGCCAACCGCCGCTTCAACGGTGGCATCGCCGCCTGGTTGAAAAACTCTCGCGCAGCAAACCCAGGCTTCACGCCTTCATGCGCTTCCTCAAGTGCTCCCTCAGGAACTCCACGAGTGCCCGGATCGTGAGGGAGCTTTGCCTGTGCTGCGGATAAACGGCGTAAACACCCGTCGCCGTGGGGAGAAAATCTTCGAGCACCGGCACGAGTTGGCCGCTCCTGAGTGCGTCCGCCACGATAAAATCAGGAAGCCGAACAATCCCCAAACCCGCAATGGCGGCATCGCGCACCAGCTCTCCATTGTTGGCGCGCAGCGGGCCGTGTACCTCGACCCCTTTCGTCACGCCGTCGACGACGAACTCCCAGCTCACGGCCCCGCCATGTCCATACAACAGGCAGGAATGGCGTTCCAGATCGGCGGGTACAGCAGGCGTACCACGGCGCCGCACGTAGCCGGGACTGCAGCATGCCACCACCCGGATATCCACGAGCTTCTGCGCAATCAGCGTGGAATCGGGCAAGGCGCCGATCCGGATTGCCATGTCGAAGCCCTCGCCCACCACGTCGACGGTGCGATCGCTCAAATCCATCTCGAAGCGCACGTCGCCGTGTTCGCGCAGGAACATCGCCACGAGCGGCGACAGGTGCGCCATCCCGAACGACATCGGCGCGCTCACGCGTAACAGTCCGCGTAGCCCGGCACGCCGCAGCGACATGGCCTGCTCGGCGTCTTCGACCTCGCCGAGAATGCGTTTGGCGCGCTCGTAAAACTCCTGCCCGAGGTCCGTCACTGCCAGCTTGCGCGTGTTGCGAATCAGCAATTGCACGCCGAGTGTTTCTTCCAGCGCCATGACCCGCCGGCTGACGAACTGTTTCGACAGCGACAGCCGGTTGGCCGCCGCCGTGAAGTTATGAGCGTCCACCGTGGCGACGAAGATCCGCATGTCGTCGAGCTGCATTCTATTGTCCACTCTTTGGTGACAGTGTTTCCGTTTTAACGACGATTATAGCCATATTAATTGACCTACACTTCGTTTCATGGGTCGCGGACAGACATCTGCTCGGATCGCACAACTCAAGGAGAAGAAGATGCTTGAAATCAGACATGCCAATCAACGCGGCCGCGCGGAGCACGGCTGGCTCAGCTCGCGTCACACGTTTTCCTTCGCGAACTATCACGATCCGAAACAGAACGGCTTCTCCGATCTGCTCGTCATCAACGACGACCGCGTCGCACCGGCCCAAGGTTTCGGCAAGCACCCGCACCGCGACATGGAAATCTTTTCGTACGTGCTGGAAGGTGCGCTGGAACACAAGGACACCATGGGCACCGGCTCGGTGATCGTGCCAGGCGACATCCAGTTGATGAGCGCGGGAACCGGCGTTGCACACAGCGAATACAACCATTCGAAGAGCGAGCCCGTGCACTTTCTGCAAATCTGGATCGCGCCGGGCAAAAAGGCTACGGCGCCGCGTTATCAGCAGCGCCACTTCGGCTCGGACCAGAAACGCGGTGTGTTGCGCCTCGTGCTCTCGCCCGATGGCGCGAACGACTCGCTGGTGCTGCAGCAGGACGCGCGGGTCTATGCCGGTCTCTTCGACAGTGACGAAACAGCGCGGCTCGAACTGGCCGGCAATCGCTATGCTTATGTGCACGTGGCGCGCGG harbors:
- a CDS encoding 1-aminocyclopropane-1-carboxylate deaminase; this encodes MNLQRFPRYPLTFGPTPIQPLTRLSRHLGGKVHLYAKREDCNSGLAFGGNKTRKLEYLIPEALAQGCDTLVSIGGIQSNQTRQVAAVAAHLGMKCVLVQENWVNYSDAVYDRVGNIQMSRILGADVRLVSDGFDIGFRKSWEDALESVRAAGGKPYAIPAGCSDHPLGGLGFAGFAQEVRAQEAELGFRFDYVVVCSVTGSTQAGMVVGFAADGRADRVIGIDASAKPEQTREQITRIAKHTAEKVGLGRDITSRDVVLDERFAGPEYGLPNEGTLEAIRLCARMEGMLTDPVYEGKSMHGMLDMVRNGEFPEGSRVLYAHLGGVPALNGYSFIFRNG
- a CDS encoding LysR family transcriptional regulator, which gives rise to MQLDDMRIFVATVDAHNFTAAANRLSLSKQFVSRRVMALEETLGVQLLIRNTRKLAVTDLGQEFYERAKRILGEVEDAEQAMSLRRAGLRGLLRVSAPMSFGMAHLSPLVAMFLREHGDVRFEMDLSDRTVDVVGEGFDMAIRIGALPDSTLIAQKLVDIRVVACCSPGYVRRRGTPAVPADLERHSCLLYGHGGAVSWEFVVDGVTKGVEVHGPLRANNGELVRDAAIAGLGIVRLPDFIVADALRSGQLVPVLEDFLPTATGVYAVYPQHRQSSLTIRALVEFLREHLRKRMKA
- a CDS encoding pirin family protein; amino-acid sequence: MLEIRHANQRGRAEHGWLSSRHTFSFANYHDPKQNGFSDLLVINDDRVAPAQGFGKHPHRDMEIFSYVLEGALEHKDTMGTGSVIVPGDIQLMSAGTGVAHSEYNHSKSEPVHFLQIWIAPGKKATAPRYQQRHFGSDQKRGVLRLVLSPDGANDSLVLQQDARVYAGLFDSDETARLELAGNRYAYVHVARGSVIVNGVEFNEGDGARVRGEEALTFTQGRDAEVLVFDLRAIEMSDLWA